The Chanodichthys erythropterus isolate Z2021 chromosome 12, ASM2448905v1, whole genome shotgun sequence genome contains a region encoding:
- the LOC137032853 gene encoding CD209 antigen-like protein A: protein MDLDSIYQNIEPEDVKDTDGPQVQSQSQNEGQTQKQRGSTCFMWMTVCLGIICVLLLVFIIVQHISITSESDLFSSYKNTAEEFNQTINSLQHKNTELTLNKLKLENELRKLYKQGEDRFFISSESKNWSESRQYCRDRGGDLVIIKNEVKQRFITSFFKERVWIGLTDIQQEGNMKWVDDSILSQEFWEESEPNDSGGEDCIEINPTSPILNNWNDESCSSMRKWVCENVTSVPASS from the exons ATGGACTTAGATAGCATTTATCAAAATATTGAACCTGAAGATGTTAAGGACACCGATGGACCTCAAGTACAGAGTCAAAGCCAGAATGAAGGACAAACTCAAAAGCAAA GAGGAAGTACGTGTTTCATGTGGATGACAGTGTGTCTCGGGATCATTTGTGTTCTTCTGCTGGTCTTCATCATAGTGCAGCACATCTCCATCACATCAGAGAGCGACCTGTTCAGTAGCTACAAGAACACAGCTGAAGAGTTCAATCAGACCATCAACAGCTTACAGCACAAGAACACTGAACTAACACTGAATAAACTGAAGTTAGAAAATGAACTAAGGAAGTTATACAAACAAG GCGAAGACAGGTTTTTCATATCCAGTGAGTCGAAGAACTGGTCTGAGAGCAGGCAGTACTGCAGGGATCGAGGTGGTGATCTGGTCATTATCAAAAATGAAGTGAAGCAG aGGTTCATAACTTCATTCTTCAAGGAGAGAGTGTGGATTGGTTTGACTGACATACAGCAGGAGGGCAACATGAAATGGGTGGATGATTCAATACTGAGTCAAGA GTTTTGGGAAGAAAGTGAGCCGAATGACTCGGGTGGAGAAGACTGTATTGAAATTAATCCTACAAGCCCCATCCTGAACAACTGGAATGACGAATCATGCTCATCGATGAGAAAATGGGTTTGTGAGAATGTCACATCCGTTCCTGCATCTTCATGA
- the LOC137032434 gene encoding GTPase IMAP family member 8-like: MYRRMTSMGDRNCANEQSGDSQDLRIVLLGVSGAGKSPTGNAILRREVFKESRTRESEIQRGRVEDRNISIIDTPGFFNTHLTDEEMKQQMMKSLYLSDPGPHVFLLIVNLETFKEDEREVVEQIQENFGAQAFKFTLVLFTGREKMSNREWMLFMDSGKFKDIVSHCRGNHHSINSKSEIIPTHIKKLLEKIDEIIKQNDGQYYKNEIYSVSRTNSGKEKRKQEEKKDRKKEQKTEMRQEPIKIVQETYEMDSVMAERLEKISFISYERETEITHVCEENIEGKVVRTSSVRSLAILFEKMEEQKRAQTPKAGKTRTIWGQNKQQKTTEQHLAKRDLRIVMVGKTGAGKSATGNTILRQESFKEEQSYQSVTEKCQQHQQMVEGRIISVIDTPGLFDTSISEEQMKKEIVKCVEMSVPGPHAFLLVIRLDVRFTDEEKNAVKWIQKNFGGDAERYTIILFTRGDQLAKPIEIFLAENRQINELVKQCKGGYQVFNNKDEQNQSQVSELIEKIDKMVKENGGGHYTNEMYKSAQRRIMLKKAALVGAGVAGVGAAAAGGALITVTGGMALPAALLAGGAALTGGTTVKAIVDKRKK, encoded by the exons ATGTACAGAAGAATGACAAGCATGGGAGACAGAAATTGTGCAAATGAGCAGTCAG GTGATTCACAGGATCTGAGGATTGTGTTATTGGGAGTCTCTGGAGCTGGAAAGAGTCCAACAGGAAATGCAATACTGAGACGAGAGGTGTTTAAAGAGAGCAGAACCAGAGAGAGTGAGATACAGAGAGGAAGAGTAGAAGACAGAAACATCTCCATCATCGACACTCCAGGATTCTTCAATACTCACCTGACTGATGAAGAGATGAAGCAGCAGATGATGAAGAGCCTGTACCTCTCTGATCCTGGTCCTCACGTGTTCCTGCTCATTGTCAATTTGGAGACCTTCAAAGAGGATGAGAGGGAGGTTGTGGAGCAAATCCAGGAGAACTTTGGAGCTCAAGCTTTCAAGTTCACCCTTGTGCTGTTTACTGGAAGAGAAAAAATGTCTAACAGAGAATGGATGCTCTTTATGGATAGTGGAAAGTTCAAAGATATAGTCAGTCACTGCAGAGGTAATCATCATTCCATCAACAGTAAAAGTGAGATTATTCCAACTCACATCAAAAAGCTTCTGGAGAAGATTGATGAAATCATCAAACAGAATGACGGCCAGTATTACAAAAATGAGATTTACTCAGTTTCTCGAACAAATAGcggaaaagaaaaaagaaaacaagaggaaaaaaaggacagaaaaaaagagcaaaagaCTGAGATGAGACAAGAGCCAATAAAAATAGTGCAGGAGACGTATGAAATGGACAGTGTAATGGCAGAGAGATTAGAAAAGATAAGTTTTATTTCTTatgagagagaaacagagataACTCATGTATGTGAAGAAAACATTGAAGGAAAGGTGGTTCGTACATCATCAGTAAGATCACTGGCAATCTTATTTGAAAAAATGGAGGAACAAAAAAGAGCTCAGACACCAAAAGCTGGAAAAACAAGAACAATATGGGGccagaataaacaacagaaaacAACAGAACAACATTTGGCCAAAAGAG ATCTCAGGATCGTGATGGTTGGTAAAACCGGAGCTGGAAAAAGTGCAACAGGAAACACCATACTGAGACAAGAATCATTTAAAGAAGAACAATCTTATCAGTCTGTGACTGAGAAATGCCAACAACATCAGCAGATGGTGGAGGGTCGAATCATCTCAGTGATCGACACTCCAGGTCTGTTTGATACGTCAATCAGTGAAGAACAGATGAAGAAGGAAATAGTGAAGTGTGTGGAGATGTCTGTTCCTGGTCCTCATGCGTTTCTGCTGGTCATCAGACTGGATGTGAGATTTACAGATGAGGAGAAAAATGCAGTGAAATGGATTCAGAAGAACTTTGGAGGAGATGCTGAACGTTACACCATCATTCTGTTCACTAGAGGAGATCAGTTAGCTAAACCTATAGAGATCTTTCTGGCAGAAAATAGGCAGATCAATGAGTTAGTCAAACAGTGTAAAGGAGGTTATCAGGTTTTCAAtaacaaagatgaacaaaatcaaTCACAGGTCAGTGAACTGATCGAGAAGATCGACAAAATGGTGAAGGAGAACGGAGGAGGGCATTACACAAACGAGATGTATAAGAGCGCTCAGAGGAGAATAATGCTGAAAAAGGCAGCCTTAGTGGGAGCGGGTGTAGCAGGTGTAGGAGCAGCAGCAGCTGGAGGTGCATTAATTACCGTTACTGGAGGAATGGCACTGCCTGCAGCTTTATTGGCAGGAGGTGCAGCTCTAACAGGAGGAACAACTGTAAAAGCTATTGTAGATAAACGTAAGAAGTAA